Proteins from one Sabethes cyaneus chromosome 2, idSabCyanKW18_F2, whole genome shotgun sequence genomic window:
- the LOC128734394 gene encoding probable protein phosphatase CG10417: MGAYLSEPLTTKDSHDEGNDLLVCGSSSMQGWRISQEDAHNCILKFDENVSFFAVYDGHGGSEVAQYCSLNLPAFLKTLESYKSKNFEQALKDAFIGFDATLLEESVIEELKKLSDKTNGEEAVEDEEVEDDNVDDLCKEACMPLNEVLQMYKKDKKHNPLMKIKEDSSSKPLSPYLKGKRKNLSSDTSDDSGPSSTNTGVPVAASSNAEADVSSDVKIGIPDAIDSTVSSSSNKTEENLQNPESSFKKAEQSDEISDTEGIVPKEDCAPDSSSSSKQDEEEKLTSKEGNSSDPALNGEVIELGGKSSVSSSSASGQENGVVSSNTGEAGTSAGKSAATNVDSSSPGSSSSPAAPEKRKATNGPNMVDDSSEDDTDTDDEFAVCSSSTEDGDEEHYGEEGSEEEDEEEVEYEEDEEGYMNEEDEAFMNNITDEPGKDSGCTAVVALLHEKELLVANAGDSRCVVCRDGKALEMSFDHKPEDQIEFDRIQKAGGRVTLDGRVNGGLNLSRAIGDHGYKMNKKLPPEEQMISALPDIKKITIGPEDEFMVLACDGIWNFMTSDQVVEFVQKRIKDATKKLSEICEELFDYCLAPHTKGDGTGCDNMTAIIVQFKPNFTGGASRKRTASAGDDTGKLENDCKKAKTETGASSTTDSDGSNCKAVPTGTVSGDEKEAAAAVASIESSSPVDCSDNIASSST, translated from the exons ATGGGCGCGTATCTCTCGGAACCACTTACGACGAAAGACTCGCATGACGAGGGAAATGATTTGCTTGTATGCGGTTCCAGCTCAATGCAAGGCTGGCGGATAAGTCAAGAG GATGCTCATAACTGTATTCTAAAGTTTGACGAGAACGTTTCTTTCTTCGCTGTCTATGATGGCCATGGTGGTTCTGAGGTCGCTCAGTACTGCAGTTTGAATCTTCCAGCGTTTCTAAAAACGTTAGAGTCGTACAAATCTAAGAATTTCGAGCAAGCCTTGAAAGATGCTTTCATCGGTTTCGATGCCACCTTGCTAGAGGAATCAGTAATTGAAGAGCTGAAAAAATTGTCTGACAAAACCAACGGAGAAGAAGCGGTGGAAGACGAGGAAGTAGAAGATGATAATGTTGATGATTTGTGTAAGGAGGCTTGTATGCCTTTGAATGAAGTTCTGCAGATGtataaaaaggacaaaaaacatAATCCCCTAATGAAGATTAAAGAAGATAGTTCCTCAAAACCGCTGTCCCCGTATTTGAAAGGTAAACGAAAGAACCTGTCGTCCGATACTAGCGATGATTCAGGTCCAAGCTCTACCAATACAGGTGTGCCTGTCGCTGCATCCTCTAACGCAGAGGCAGATGTATCTAGTGACGTCAAAATCGGCATTCCGGATGCAATCGATTCCACTGTGAGTAGCTCCAGTaacaaaacagaagaaaatcTTCAGAATCCAGAATCCTCATTCAAGAAGGCTGAGCAAAGCGATGAAATAAGCGATACAGAAGGAATCGTGCCCAAGGAAGATTGTGCTCCAGATAGTTCATCTTCATCAAaacaagatgaagaagaaaagttaaCCTCGAAGGAAGGAAACAGTTCTGATCCTGCTCTCAACGGTGAAGTTATTGAGTTAGGCGGTAAATCCAGCGTATCTTCTTCCTCGGCTTCTGGTCAGGAAAATGGTGTAGTTTCAAGTAATACTGGTGAAGCAGGGACATCTGCAGGCAAAAGTGCTGCAACAAACGTAGATAGTTCTTCTCCAGGATCTTCATCCTCTCCGGCTGCGCCTGAAAAACGTAAAGCCACAAATGGGCCAAACATGGTGGATGATTCTTCAGAAGATGATACAGACACCGATGATGAATTTGCAGTATGCAGCTCCAGCACCGAGGATGGAGATGAAGAACATTATGG CGAGGAAGGCAGTgaagaagaagacgaagaagaagTTGAATATGAAGAAGATGAAGAAGGTTACATGAATGAAGAAGATGAAGCATTCATGAATAACATTACTGATGAACCAGGCAAGGATAGTGGTTGTACTGCAGTTGTAGCGCTATTGCATGAAAAGGAACTGCTGGTGGCCAATGCTG GGGACTCCCGGTGTGTTGTTTGTCGCGATGGTAAAGCTCTAGAGATGAGTTTTGACCACAAACCTGAAGATCAAATCGAGTTCGATCGAATACAAAAGGCCGGAGGTCGTGTAACGCTAGATGGTCGTGTTAATGGAGGATTGAATTTGTCGCGTGCCATTGGCGATCATGGGTATAAAATG AACAAGAAACTTCCTCCAGAGGAACAGATGATCTCGGCCTTACCTGACATCAAAAAGATAACCATTGGTCCCGAAGATGAATTTATGGTATTAGCCTGCGATGGAATATGGAATTTTATGACGAGCGACCAGGTGGTTGAGTTTGTACAAAAGCGCATCAAGGATGCTACCAAGAAACTGTCGGAAATTTGTGAAGAA TTGTTTGACTACTGCTTAGCTCCACATACAAAGGGTGACGGAACCGGCTGCGACAATATGACCGCAATCATCGTTCAGTTTAAACCGAACTTCACTGGTGGAGCGTCGAGGAAGCGTACTGCCTCGGCAGGAGATGATACCGGTAAacttgaaaatgattgcaagAAGGCAAAAACGGAAACAGGCGCTAGCTCAACAACCGATAGCGATGGAAGCAATTGTAAAGCAGTCCCCACCGGTACTGTTAGCGGCGATGAAAAAGAAGCAGCTGCTGCTGTAGCATCCATCGAATCTAGCTCACCTGTGGACTGCAGCGATAATATTGCTTCGTCGTCAACGTGA
- the LOC128737907 gene encoding cilia- and flagella-associated protein 299-like — translation MKLTEDDVRLLEFSTHQEYLQSLVTTQDLRYLGHKENGLRLYQTGYRSFTKAAFESRRTEIADFLYATQDHNVYFSRGLQTSDYFLGELATRERPNRLGMLSTIIYIRYCRMNAEISGYIDYEQALRRTNKDKENALDWKAIFKGEQILYPTKIDLSYYNSRSDRVFKKNSRNYIVLCDPIRGVVFRNIHDRKDVIPDPIAGYFGTNTTRTEIDSNVYEQVVLYDHVVRKNF, via the exons ATGAAGTTAACGGAGGATGACGTTCGTCTTTTAGAGTTCTCAACGCATCAAGAATATCTTCAAAGCCTCGTGACCACACAAGACCTTCGTTATCTTGGCCATAAAGAAAATGGCCTTCGTCTGTATCAAACTGGTTACAG ATCGTTCACTAAAGCAGCTTTTGAAAGTCGTCGAACTGAAATAGCAGATTTTCTGTACGCCACTCAAGACCATAACGTTTATTTTAGTCGGGGTTTGCAAACTTCGGATTATTTCCTTGGTGAGCTGGCAACCCGAGAAAGACCCAATAGACTAGGCATGCTATCC ACTATTATTTATATTCGGTATTGCCGGATGAATGCTGAAATTTCCGGCTATATTGATTATGAGCAAGCTCTTAGACGAACTAACAAGGACAAAGAAAATGCTTTAGACTGGAAGGCGATTTTCAAAGGAGAACAAATACTTTATCCAACTAAGATTGATCTTTCTTACTACAACTCACGTAGTGATAGAGTTTTTAAAAAGAACTCGAGGAATTATATTGTATTATGCGATCCGATTAGAGGTGTAGTGTTCCGCAATATACACGATCGTAAGGATGTCATACCAGATCCAATTGCTGGGTACTTTGGAACGAACACTACGCGAACCGAAATTGATAGTAACGTTTATGAGCAAGTTGTCCTATATGATCATGTCGTGCGAAAaaatttttaa
- the LOC128736930 gene encoding transmembrane protease serine 9-like: MPKITMLAKIIIISMVLAAVFCDRKSLLQCGIPMIEGNELIVNGQDTAPGDWPWHAAIYHRKGRSVDYACGGTIISEQYILTAAHCVMNVANSFQLAPNRIFVRLGIHDLDVVNPIFVQQHEVGKIYKFENFTRLIDDIALLELSTLIRFNTYVQPACMNLEPNATGEYGTVVGWGLTESDEVSPVLKKADIPVVDPVTCLKTDRVLFGQTLHEGLFCAGYTNGTAVCNGDSGGGLVFKRANTWFLGGIVAFSQIRSDGSNRCFTKGYGAFTKVHHYLSWISEITGMQFQRNNEVKICKAVEPDPAKTYSELLPRHCGVYVPNRIVGGVKTKVFEFPWMAIMLVNDDEFLCPGTLINRRYILTVAHCFRNPLPNKVRLGEHTIGQERDCNELNKDCAPPVRDYNIECITTHPGYSFRKRSDDIALVRLSEDVKYEDHVQPICLPHTPELRDYRPPRYIITGWGQEGLSLMKETVFLANNSECQAWLKGRGSFNMSEKQLCAGGEKGDACAGDSGGPLGYGAKLYGVRFVQFGITSLGAQCGLVPSIYTNVAYYMDWIIANMKP; encoded by the exons ATGCCGAAAATAACTATGttagcaaaaataattatcattTCTATGGTATTGGCTGCTGTTTTTTGCGATCGAAAAAGTTTACTACAGTGTGGAATCCCTATGATAGAGGGTAATGAATTGATAGTGAATGGACAGGATACCGCTCCAGGAGACTGGCCCTGGCATGCAGCCATCTATCATCGCAAAGGACGTTCGGTTGATTACGCCTGCGGTGGAACTATTATCAGCGAACAATATATCTTGACTGCAGCCCATTGTGTTATGAATGTGGCGAACAGTTTTCAGCTTGCACCGAATCGTATTTTCGTTCGACTGGGGATTCACGATCTAGATGTGGTGAATCCGATATTTGTGCAACAACATGAAGTGGGAAAGATTtataaatttgaaaactttactCGACTAATAGATGACATTGCATTACTTGAGCTTAGTACTCTTATACGCTTCAACACATACGTACAACCAGCGTGTATGAATCTTGAACCAAATGCTACCGGCGAGTATGGCACTGTAGTTGGATGGGGGTTGACGGAAAGCGACGAAGTATCACCagttttgaaaaaagctgacaTTCCTGTAGTGGATCCAGTGACGTGCCTAAAAACAGACCGAGTTCTCTTTGGTCAAACCCTGCACGAGGGTCTTTTCTGCGCTGGGTATACAAACGGAACAGCAGTCTGCAATGGCGACAGTGGAGGAGGATTGGTTTTCAAAAGAGCCAATACGTGGTTTCTGGGTGGCATAGTAGCATTCTCCCAAATTCGATCCGACGGATCCAATCGCTGTTTTACGAAGGGTTATGGAGCGTTCACCAAGGTGCACCATTATTTATCATGGATTAGTGAAATCACAGGGATGCAGTTTCAGC GCAACAACGAAGTTAAGATTTGCAAAGCGGTAGAACCCGATCCAGCGAAAACATATTCCGAACTGCTACCTCGACACTGTGGCGTGTATGTTCCAAACCGCATCGTAGGTGGTGTTAAAACTAAAGTATTTGAATTTCCTTGGATGGCAATTATGTTGGTAAACGACGACGAATTTCTTTGCCCGGGAACGTTAATCAACAGGCGTTACATCCTTACAGTAGCTCACTGCTTTCGAAATCCCCTACC CAATAAAGTGCGCCTAGGAGAACATACAATCGGACAGGAAAGGGATTGCAACGAGTTGAATAAGGATTGCGCTCCCCCTGTTCGAGATTATAACATTGAGTGTATCACAACGCATCCAGGTTACTCGTTCCGAAAACGTTCCGATGACATTGCGCTTGTACGCTTGAGTGAAGATGTTAAGTATGAAG ATCATGTTCAACCAATTTGCCTACCGCACACGCCGGAACTCAGGGACTATCGTCCTCCTCGGTATATCATCACTGGCTGGGGTCAAGAAGGTCTTAGTTTGATGAAGGAAACAGTTTTTTTGGCCAACAATTCCGAATGCCAGGCCTGGTTGAAGGGTAGAGGAAGCTTCAATATGTCCGAGAAACAACTGTGCGCAGGAGGAGAAAAAGGCGACGCTTGTGCTGGTGATAGCGGTGGTCCGTTGGGGTATGGTGCCAAACTCTATGGCGTGCGATTCGTACAGTTTGGTATAACTTCATTGGGCGCACAGTGTGGATTGGTTCCATCTATTTATACCAATGTAGCATATTACATGGATTGGATCATCGCTAATATGAAGCCGTAA